A genomic segment from Flavobacterium inviolabile encodes:
- a CDS encoding PDZ domain-containing protein, whose product MRLIFFLFLLITYPNSIAAQDGFQWKSSKDKITIPFVFVDNLIIIPVEINNTRLNMLLDSGSEPSLIFSFPQNDTVQLFNTKKIKISGLGNEEEAEGLLSQRNKMNVSDYVDTNFEILVILDDNLNFSSRIGIPVNGILGYSFFRNHLVEINYIKKKITLYKNRDVLKKRRLKSFTSIPLSIVNGRPYVDVHARLDQKEMQLKLLFDTGLTDGLWLFEDDRIKCNDKYFEDVLGEGIGGTIHGKKSRLSEIKTAHFTFKDPLVSYPDTTSYRQLRIIKDRNGSLGGEIIKRFTVMVDYEESRILVKTNNMYEDPFNYNMSGIEIQHNGVEWVQESAKSQVDKALPMGAINMNDIVFDNSSFKYKFILKPVFEIASVRKKSPGEEAGLKAGDKVLKIDKKNVHNLSKQRINELLQSEENKIIKIQVERDGKILDYEIKLRKLL is encoded by the coding sequence ATGCGATTAATCTTTTTTCTTTTTTTGTTAATCACATATCCTAATTCCATCGCCGCCCAGGATGGATTTCAGTGGAAATCTTCAAAAGATAAAATCACGATACCTTTTGTCTTTGTTGATAACCTGATTATTATTCCCGTTGAAATAAATAACACCAGGCTCAATATGTTACTGGATTCCGGATCGGAACCTTCCCTGATTTTCAGTTTTCCGCAAAATGATACCGTGCAGCTTTTCAATACTAAAAAAATAAAAATATCCGGTTTGGGAAATGAAGAAGAAGCGGAAGGATTGTTGTCACAGCGTAACAAAATGAATGTGAGTGATTATGTCGATACAAATTTTGAGATATTGGTAATCCTGGACGACAATCTGAATTTTTCCTCCAGAATAGGAATACCGGTTAATGGGATATTGGGGTACTCTTTTTTTAGAAATCACCTGGTAGAGATTAATTATATTAAAAAGAAGATTACTCTATATAAAAATAGGGATGTATTGAAAAAAAGGAGATTAAAATCGTTTACCAGTATTCCTTTGAGCATTGTTAACGGAAGACCTTATGTGGATGTTCATGCCCGGCTGGATCAGAAAGAAATGCAGCTAAAGTTGTTATTCGATACAGGACTTACAGACGGACTGTGGCTGTTTGAAGATGACAGGATAAAGTGTAATGATAAATATTTTGAAGATGTGCTCGGAGAAGGAATAGGCGGTACTATTCACGGTAAAAAATCACGTTTATCAGAAATCAAAACGGCACATTTCACCTTTAAAGACCCTTTGGTTTCTTATCCGGATACGACATCCTACAGGCAGCTGCGGATCATTAAAGACCGGAACGGCTCTTTGGGCGGGGAAATCATTAAGCGGTTTACGGTCATGGTGGATTATGAAGAATCCAGGATTCTTGTAAAGACAAACAATATGTATGAAGATCCGTTTAACTATAATATGAGCGGAATCGAAATACAGCACAATGGAGTAGAATGGGTGCAGGAATCAGCCAAAAGCCAGGTCGATAAAGCCTTACCGATGGGAGCGATCAATATGAATGATATTGTTTTTGATAATTCCAGTTTTAAATACAAATTCATTTTGAAACCGGTATTTGAGATCGCCAGCGTCCGGAAAAAATCACCCGGAGAGGAGGCCGGTCTGAAAGCCGGAGACAAGGTTTTAAAGATTGATAAAAAGAATGTTCACAACCTTTCGAAACAGCGCATAAACGAGTTATTGCAGTCGGAAGAAAATAAAATAATAAAGATTCAGGTGGAGAGGGATGGAAAAATTCTGGATTATGAAATTAAGCTCAGAAAGCTCTTGTAA
- a CDS encoding pyridoxal phosphate-dependent aminotransferase, protein MPKVSLKGQQMPESPIRKLVPYAEIAKKKGHKVYHLNIGQPDIKTPEVALNAVKNTDITVLEYSHSAGFESYRNKLSKYYQDHGLPINQADIIITTGGSEALLFAMGSTMDTNDEIIIPEPFYANYNGFSTASGVKVVPVISTIDTGFALPPISDFEKLITPKTKAILICNPGNPTGYLYSKEEIMQLAELVKKHDLFLIADEVYREFTYDGDKHYSVMNIEGLEENAIMIDSVSKRYSMCGARIGCIVSKNKEVMATAMKFAQARLSPPTFAQIASEAALETPQSYFDDVITEYKDRRDTLIAELNKIEGVKVATPKGAFYCIAKLPIKNADDFAQWLLESYDLNGETVMVAPAAGFYSTPNVGLDEVRIAYVLKKEDLIQSVKILKEALQAYNNK, encoded by the coding sequence ATGCCTAAAGTTTCATTAAAAGGGCAACAGATGCCTGAATCACCAATTAGAAAATTGGTTCCTTATGCAGAAATTGCTAAAAAGAAAGGTCATAAAGTATATCATTTAAATATTGGCCAACCGGATATCAAAACTCCGGAAGTAGCTTTGAATGCTGTAAAAAACACCGATATCACTGTTTTAGAATACAGCCACTCTGCTGGTTTTGAAAGCTACAGAAATAAACTTTCAAAGTATTATCAGGATCACGGTCTTCCTATTAACCAGGCAGATATCATTATTACTACCGGTGGTTCTGAAGCCTTGCTTTTTGCAATGGGAAGTACTATGGATACTAATGATGAAATCATTATCCCTGAGCCTTTTTATGCAAATTACAATGGTTTTTCTACTGCTTCCGGCGTAAAGGTAGTACCTGTGATTTCTACTATAGATACCGGGTTTGCTTTACCTCCGATCAGTGATTTTGAAAAATTGATTACTCCGAAAACAAAAGCAATCTTAATCTGTAATCCGGGTAATCCAACCGGTTATCTGTATTCTAAAGAAGAAATAATGCAGTTAGCCGAATTGGTTAAAAAACATGATCTTTTCCTGATTGCTGATGAAGTTTACCGTGAATTCACTTATGACGGAGACAAACATTACTCGGTAATGAATATTGAAGGATTAGAAGAGAATGCAATTATGATTGATTCTGTTTCGAAACGATACAGTATGTGCGGAGCAAGAATCGGCTGTATTGTTTCTAAAAATAAAGAAGTAATGGCAACTGCGATGAAGTTTGCACAGGCGCGTTTAAGCCCGCCAACTTTTGCTCAAATTGCCAGTGAAGCTGCTTTAGAAACTCCTCAAAGTTACTTTGATGATGTAATTACGGAATATAAAGATCGCAGAGACACTTTAATTGCCGAATTGAATAAGATTGAAGGTGTAAAAGTAGCAACTCCAAAAGGAGCTTTTTACTGCATTGCAAAACTACCGATTAAGAACGCTGATGATTTTGCACAATGGTTACTGGAAAGCTATGATTTAAACGGAGAGACCGTTATGGTTGCTCCAGCTGCAGGTTTTTACTCTACACCAAATGTAGGACTTGACGAAGTACGAATTGCTTATGTTTTAAAGAAAGAAGATTTAATTCAGTCTGTTAAAATTCTAAAAGAAGCACTTCAGGCTTACAACAATAAATAA
- a CDS encoding T9SS type B sorting domain-containing protein codes for MRNNYLLLLLFCIFSVNMFAQAPGCANVQGGDVNGNPVAPICNPGECRDLTATFLQTGGTNTYAVSSVNYAPPFPFTGGTPVSVNVDDVWSNAITLPFKFCYFGVNYTTCYVGSNGIISFTAPANPLFCDYAIPNAQLPTTAAGMHRNAIMLYQDIDPRFSRPANQPQISVNYQVLGAYPCRSLVVNFTNVPYYSSGNDSHVDNTFQIVLYETTNAIEFYVKARPNPASVISSPINGGRVVLGIQNAAGTVGFTPPGRNTGTWTVTTPEAWRFTPSGPSNVTFQWLLNGDPISTNTSITVCPTASTTYTAEATYTACDGTKTIIQDNVDVIYAPFSVNEPNDLYKCPGDTSCWDLTVNNPVVLGALNPADYPVTYYPTLADAQIEANYIPTPDCYFPAAGNNTVYVRVNNPSSDCYDIKSFELLIGGTTPPDFTQVGPYCIGSNPAPLPTTSNDGFQGTWNPATINTTAVGTTTYTFTPDPGQCASSTTMDIQIIDAPTAAIANGATVCSGTSTTLNVSGTPNATVDYTVGNNPTTIPLTLDPSGNGTITTPVLTADTTFTIVNVTSAGTPSCSQAMSSSVLVLVKQLPTATISGTATICSGQTAVITFTGTAGATVHYTADGNPADITLDASGNGTVTTPVLTADSTYTLVDIDSNGTPNCYNTLTGSVTITVNALPTATISGATTICSGDTAVLTFNGTPNAVVTYTNGTTNATVTLDGTGAGSATVGPLTATTTYDLVSVAVAGPPACSQPQTGSATITVKTLPTATISGPALVCSGSTGVVTINGTPNAIVTYTDGTTTYTIALDAAGTATFTTAPLTNPTTYTLTSVVTTDVPACTKALTASITIGIQPLPVATVTGPASVCSGSTAEIVFNGTPNATVTYTTDGGTTTQTVTLNSSGTATVTSPALTGPITYQLINVASNGTPACSQPQTDSHTVTTVVAPTINNPGVLEVCDANNDGFETFNLSTVIPQITGGDPNLTVTFHETPQDAQLGNYPITMPLYTNINPNTQILYIRVVNTGVNACASFTTLTLVVNPRPIIAPVVTDYVLCETSTPGDGFEVFNLNTKDTEVINGQPGVTVTYYTNQADALAGNNAIVTPGTYTNATNPETIWYQLKNIHGCIAVGSFKLMVNPLPVVPMPVPAYSLCDYTGLPLHEEFDLSTKIPEIIGTTTGLNVTFYFSQADAQAGVAGTELPLLYTNQVPTVQTIFVRVENTTTHCFSVTAMDLRVEPLPVLVMPTAAVMVCDTNSNGFSSFDLTALIPNMLNGEPNVAVSFYETQTNAENGLDPITTNPYDNINPFTQTLWVLATNTVTGCKSVYSFNLQVNSAPEIPTLIDLTKCDEDNNPHDNQTYFDLTVQTPILLTAQTGPATDYEVRYFVSQAFAEAGTPFIVSDANFMGTDGQDIWVRINNLVTGCHNITRFKLHVNSPLLLTQPDQITKCDEALPNDQRTEFDLTIRENQITGGATGYTFAYYASTVIPPAAGTLITTPTAYTNTATAQSIVIGVTSNEGCTSYIRMTIRVTPLPEPKFDPQPIVTCDDAYPNDGITTVDVTVNATYIQNGDPTYVLTYHASQADAEAGVNPIATPTNWSNQDANGNALQSVWIRVTTAPASAADRCSLVVEQPIVVNPLPAVGPMTTYYLCQPGTSGSGIFDLTTKDPQALAGQNPADFTVTYHESHADAQNNTAIITTPSNYPYTNVIPAKVIGVRIVNNATGCVNTAFFELLVEEEATATAPDPADTTVCDEDGTNDGFHTFDLTDLLDAQIMNGQTNPDYVIHYYANAQDLINNNPIPASTNPADNGHVIFTNTIAYQQTIIAQVTHTTTVSGCPANVDVILVVNPLPEPTPNGGFVCIDQETGTVLSTHIINSGLDAATYSFEWFDGTTLIAGETGPTLEVNHPATYSVVATNIATGCQNLPVSVTVTQSEPAAVTAYVSNAFTDNQTITVEAIGIGEYVYQLDEGDIQTSPVFENVTHGSHTVTVYDNKGCASVTIPVTAINYPHYFTPNGDNYHDTWNIGDLENDASAKIYIFDRYGKLLKQIKPSKVTGWDGTLNGQPLPSTDYWFTVTYTEQGQLKEFKAHFSLKR; via the coding sequence ATGAGAAATAATTACCTGTTATTGTTATTATTTTGCATTTTCTCGGTCAACATGTTTGCGCAAGCCCCCGGCTGTGCCAATGTTCAAGGAGGAGATGTTAACGGTAATCCTGTCGCTCCTATCTGTAATCCGGGTGAGTGTAGGGATCTTACAGCAACATTTTTACAAACCGGAGGAACCAATACTTATGCGGTATCCTCTGTAAATTATGCCCCGCCATTTCCGTTTACCGGTGGAACTCCTGTTTCAGTGAATGTTGACGATGTTTGGTCAAACGCTATTACACTGCCATTTAAATTCTGTTATTTCGGAGTAAATTACACAACTTGTTATGTGGGGTCAAATGGAATTATTTCATTTACAGCGCCTGCTAATCCTTTGTTTTGTGATTATGCTATACCGAATGCGCAGCTTCCAACTACGGCAGCGGGTATGCACCGTAATGCGATTATGTTGTATCAGGATATCGATCCAAGATTTTCAAGACCGGCAAATCAACCACAAATTTCGGTTAATTATCAGGTGTTAGGAGCGTATCCATGTAGATCGCTTGTTGTGAATTTTACTAATGTACCTTATTATTCTAGTGGGAATGATTCACATGTGGATAATACTTTTCAAATAGTATTGTATGAAACAACAAATGCCATTGAGTTTTATGTAAAAGCAAGACCAAATCCTGCTTCGGTAATATCAAGTCCTATTAATGGAGGACGAGTAGTTTTAGGTATTCAGAATGCTGCGGGTACTGTTGGTTTTACACCTCCGGGCAGAAATACGGGGACCTGGACAGTAACCACTCCTGAGGCATGGCGTTTTACTCCGTCTGGTCCTTCAAATGTAACATTCCAATGGTTGTTGAATGGTGATCCAATCAGCACCAATACTTCTATTACCGTATGTCCGACGGCTTCAACAACGTATACCGCTGAAGCGACTTATACGGCCTGTGATGGAACCAAAACAATTATTCAGGATAATGTAGATGTTATTTATGCTCCTTTTTCAGTTAACGAGCCTAATGATTTATATAAATGCCCGGGAGATACTTCTTGCTGGGATTTGACAGTTAATAATCCTGTGGTTTTAGGTGCACTGAATCCTGCGGATTATCCGGTCACTTATTATCCGACTTTGGCGGATGCCCAGATTGAAGCGAATTATATTCCGACACCGGACTGCTATTTCCCAGCAGCTGGTAATAATACAGTATATGTAAGAGTTAATAACCCTAGCTCTGATTGTTATGATATAAAAAGTTTTGAACTATTAATAGGAGGAACAACACCTCCCGATTTTACACAGGTTGGACCATATTGTATCGGGTCTAACCCGGCACCACTTCCTACAACTTCTAATGATGGTTTTCAGGGAACCTGGAATCCGGCGACTATTAATACGACTGCTGTAGGAACGACTACTTATACTTTCACACCTGATCCAGGTCAGTGTGCATCTTCTACAACTATGGATATCCAGATTATTGATGCACCAACGGCTGCTATAGCTAATGGAGCAACAGTGTGTTCCGGTACGTCTACAACATTAAACGTTAGTGGTACACCAAATGCAACAGTAGACTATACTGTTGGTAATAACCCTACAACTATTCCATTGACTTTAGATCCTTCCGGAAATGGAACGATTACAACACCGGTTCTAACAGCAGATACTACCTTTACTATTGTAAATGTTACTTCTGCAGGAACGCCTTCATGTTCTCAGGCAATGTCCAGTTCTGTACTGGTTTTGGTAAAACAATTACCAACAGCTACAATTTCAGGAACAGCTACAATCTGTTCCGGACAAACAGCTGTTATCACCTTTACAGGAACGGCAGGTGCTACCGTTCATTATACTGCAGACGGTAACCCGGCAGATATTACATTGGATGCTTCTGGAAACGGAACAGTAACTACTCCTGTATTAACTGCAGATAGTACTTACACTTTAGTAGATATCGATTCTAATGGTACGCCGAACTGTTATAATACGTTAACAGGTAGTGTAACAATCACTGTCAATGCATTACCAACGGCTACAATCAGCGGAGCGACAACAATCTGTTCGGGTGACACAGCAGTATTGACCTTTAACGGTACACCAAATGCTGTAGTTACCTATACCAATGGTACGACCAATGCGACAGTAACCTTAGACGGTACCGGAGCAGGAAGTGCAACAGTTGGTCCGTTAACGGCTACAACTACTTACGATTTAGTGAGTGTTGCTGTTGCAGGACCACCGGCTTGTTCACAACCACAAACAGGAAGTGCTACGATTACTGTAAAAACATTACCGACAGCTACGATCAGCGGACCAGCTTTAGTATGCTCCGGCAGTACTGGTGTGGTAACGATTAACGGTACACCAAACGCTATCGTTACGTATACAGACGGTACGACAACTTATACCATCGCTTTAGATGCAGCGGGTACGGCTACCTTTACAACGGCGCCATTAACAAACCCGACGACTTATACTTTAACCAGTGTTGTAACTACTGATGTACCGGCTTGTACAAAAGCCTTAACCGCTTCGATTACTATCGGTATCCAGCCATTACCAGTTGCTACGGTAACCGGACCAGCTTCAGTATGTTCCGGCAGTACAGCAGAAATTGTGTTTAACGGTACGCCAAATGCTACCGTGACTTATACTACTGATGGCGGTACTACTACACAAACGGTTACCCTTAACAGTTCCGGAACAGCTACGGTAACTTCACCGGCATTAACCGGCCCGATTACTTACCAGCTAATCAATGTTGCCTCTAACGGTACACCAGCTTGTAGCCAGCCACAAACCGACAGCCATACGGTAACTACCGTTGTGGCTCCAACAATCAATAACCCGGGTGTATTGGAAGTATGTGATGCTAATAACGACGGCTTCGAAACCTTTAACCTGAGTACTGTAATTCCTCAGATAACAGGTGGTGATCCGAACTTAACCGTTACTTTCCATGAAACCCCGCAAGATGCGCAGTTAGGAAACTATCCTATCACGATGCCATTGTATACGAACATTAACCCGAACACACAGATTCTGTATATCAGAGTGGTGAATACCGGTGTTAATGCCTGTGCTTCCTTTACAACCCTTACTTTGGTTGTAAACCCACGTCCGATCATTGCACCAGTTGTAACGGATTATGTATTGTGTGAAACCAGTACTCCGGGCGACGGCTTTGAAGTATTTAACTTAAACACTAAAGATACTGAAGTAATTAACGGACAACCAGGCGTTACCGTTACGTACTATACCAATCAGGCAGATGCCTTAGCTGGAAATAATGCTATCGTTACCCCGGGAACGTATACCAATGCGACCAATCCGGAAACGATCTGGTACCAGTTGAAAAACATACACGGTTGTATCGCAGTAGGCTCATTCAAACTAATGGTTAACCCATTACCGGTTGTGCCAATGCCAGTACCGGCTTACTCATTATGTGACTATACCGGACTACCATTACATGAAGAATTTGATTTATCGACTAAGATTCCGGAAATCATCGGAACCACAACAGGATTGAATGTAACGTTCTATTTCAGCCAGGCAGATGCTCAGGCAGGAGTAGCCGGTACCGAATTACCATTGTTGTATACCAACCAAGTACCTACAGTACAAACCATTTTTGTACGTGTAGAAAACACCACCACACATTGCTTTAGCGTAACAGCTATGGATTTACGAGTAGAACCGCTTCCGGTTTTAGTCATGCCAACAGCAGCCGTGATGGTATGTGATACCAACAGTAACGGCTTTAGCAGCTTTGACCTGACGGCTTTAATTCCGAACATGTTAAACGGAGAGCCAAACGTAGCGGTAAGCTTCTACGAAACCCAGACCAATGCAGAAAACGGCTTAGACCCTATTACAACGAACCCTTACGACAACATTAACCCGTTCACCCAAACCCTATGGGTATTGGCCACCAACACGGTTACCGGTTGTAAGAGCGTTTACTCGTTCAACCTTCAGGTAAACTCCGCACCGGAGATCCCAACGTTGATTGACTTAACCAAATGTGATGAAGACAATAACCCTCATGACAACCAGACCTATTTTGACCTGACGGTACAAACCCCAATCCTGTTAACGGCACAAACCGGTCCGGCAACAGACTATGAAGTACGTTACTTTGTATCTCAGGCATTTGCCGAGGCAGGAACACCGTTTATCGTTAGTGATGCTAACTTTATGGGAACAGACGGTCAGGACATCTGGGTGCGTATCAATAACCTGGTAACAGGCTGTCATAACATCACGCGCTTCAAATTACATGTGAACAGTCCGTTACTGTTAACCCAGCCGGATCAGATCACCAAATGTGATGAAGCCTTACCGAATGACCAACGCACAGAATTTGACTTAACCATCAGAGAAAACCAGATCACAGGCGGAGCAACAGGTTATACCTTTGCTTACTATGCCAGTACGGTTATTCCACCAGCAGCGGGTACTTTAATTACCACTCCTACAGCTTATACGAACACCGCTACAGCCCAATCGATCGTGATTGGTGTGACCAGCAACGAAGGCTGTACGAGCTATATTCGTATGACGATCCGTGTGACTCCGTTACCGGAACCGAAATTCGATCCGCAGCCAATAGTAACCTGTGATGATGCTTATCCAAACGATGGTATCACCACTGTAGATGTAACAGTTAATGCGACCTATATCCAAAACGGAGACCCTACTTATGTATTGACCTACCATGCGAGTCAGGCCGATGCAGAAGCAGGAGTAAACCCAATTGCTACACCAACCAACTGGTCTAACCAGGATGCTAACGGAAACGCGCTTCAAAGCGTATGGATCCGCGTAACTACGGCTCCGGCAAGTGCGGCAGACAGATGTTCTTTAGTTGTAGAACAACCAATCGTGGTAAACCCATTACCGGCAGTTGGTCCGATGACTACGTATTACCTGTGTCAGCCAGGCACCAGCGGCAGTGGCATCTTTGATCTAACCACCAAAGACCCGCAAGCCTTGGCAGGTCAGAACCCGGCCGACTTTACGGTAACTTACCATGAAAGCCATGCCGATGCACAAAACAATACCGCTATTATCACTACGCCATCGAATTACCCGTATACGAATGTAATTCCGGCGAAAGTTATCGGTGTTCGTATCGTGAACAATGCAACAGGATGTGTGAACACGGCCTTCTTTGAACTGTTAGTAGAAGAGGAAGCAACAGCCACGGCTCCGGATCCTGCAGATACAACAGTTTGTGATGAAGACGGTACCAACGATGGCTTCCATACCTTTGACCTTACAGACTTATTGGATGCTCAGATCATGAACGGTCAGACCAATCCGGATTATGTGATTCATTATTATGCCAATGCTCAGGATCTGATCAATAACAACCCGATTCCTGCCAGTACAAACCCGGCGGATAACGGACATGTTATTTTCACCAATACGATTGCTTACCAGCAAACGATAATCGCTCAGGTTACCCATACGACAACCGTTTCCGGCTGTCCTGCAAATGTAGATGTGATCCTGGTTGTTAACCCGCTACCGGAACCAACACCAAACGGCGGATTTGTATGTATTGACCAGGAAACCGGAACAGTACTAAGCACCCATATCATCAACAGTGGCCTGGATGCAGCGACTTACAGTTTTGAATGGTTTGATGGCACAACGCTAATTGCAGGAGAAACCGGACCGACATTAGAAGTGAACCACCCGGCGACTTACTCAGTGGTAGCTACAAACATTGCTACAGGATGTCAGAACCTACCGGTATCGGTAACGGTAACCCAATCGGAACCGGCAGCAGTTACAGCTTATGTATCGAATGCGTTTACCGATAACCAGACCATTACGGTTGAAGCGATCGGAATCGGAGAATATGTTTACCAATTGGATGAAGGCGATATTCAAACGAGCCCTGTATTTGAGAACGTAACCCATGGTTCCCATACGGTAACGGTATATGACAATAAAGGTTGTGCGAGTGTAACGATCCCTGTAACGGCGATCAACTATCCGCATTACTTTACTCCAAATGGTGATAATTACCATGACACTTGGAATATTGGCGATTTAGAGAATGATGCAAGCGCAAAAATTTATATATTTGACCGATACGGAAAATTATTAAAACAGATCAAACCATCAAAAGTTACGGGTTGGGATGGAACGTTAAACGGTCAGCCGTTACCATCTACGGATTACTGGTTTACAGTGACCTATACCGAACAAGGACAATTAAAAGAATTTAAAGCCCATTTCTCATTAAAACGATAA
- the folE gene encoding GTP cyclohydrolase I FolE translates to MIHSDDLHDEMGDNHIASSAETPLRPDAFNISDEEKINAIKKDVESILNTLGLDLTDDSLKGTPNRVAKMFVKEIFGGLNPSKKPSSSTFDNKYKYGEMLVEKNITVYSTCEHHLLPIVGRAHVAYISNGTVVGLSKMNRIVDFFAKRPQVQERLTIQIVQELQRVLNTQDVACVIDAKHLCVNSRGIRDIESSTVTAEFGGKFKEDKVRREFLDYIKLDTQF, encoded by the coding sequence ATGATTCATAGTGATGATTTGCATGACGAAATGGGAGACAATCATATAGCATCAAGTGCTGAAACCCCATTACGTCCGGATGCTTTTAACATATCTGACGAAGAAAAGATAAACGCAATTAAAAAAGATGTCGAGAGCATTCTAAACACTTTAGGATTAGACTTAACAGACGATAGCTTAAAAGGAACACCAAACCGTGTTGCCAAAATGTTTGTAAAAGAAATTTTTGGCGGTTTAAACCCTTCCAAAAAACCAAGCTCTTCTACTTTTGACAATAAATACAAATACGGCGAAATGCTTGTTGAAAAAAACATCACTGTTTATTCAACCTGCGAACACCACCTGCTTCCAATAGTAGGCCGTGCCCATGTAGCCTATATTTCAAACGGTACCGTTGTTGGACTTTCCAAAATGAACCGTATCGTGGATTTCTTTGCAAAAAGGCCTCAGGTTCAGGAAAGACTAACAATCCAGATTGTACAGGAACTACAAAGAGTACTAAACACTCAGGATGTTGCCTGCGTTATTGATGCCAAACACCTTTGCGTGAATTCCAGAGGAATCCGCGACATCGAAAGCAGCACCGTAACAGCAGAATTCGGAGGAAAATTCAAAGAAGACAAAGTACGCAGAGAATTCCTGGACTACATTAAATTAGACACTCAGTTTTAG
- the cysS gene encoding cysteine--tRNA ligase, producing the protein MHLYQNQNLKIYNSLSGEKELFTPIHEGNVGMYVCGPTVYSNVHLGNCRTFISFDLIYRYLKHLGYKVRYVRNITDVGHIVDDEDEGEDKIAKKARIDQIEPMEVVQKYTVDFHQILELFNNLAPSIEPTATGHIIEQIEIIKQIIDNGFAYIVNGSVYFDVIKYNKTNNYGILSGRNIEDMIANTRELDGQSDKKNPQDFALWKNAEPQHIMRWPSPWGDGFPGWHLECTAMSTKYLGERFDIHGGGMDLKFPHHECEIAQNEACTGHSPVNYWMHANMLTLNGKKMAKSTGNNILPRELFSGENNILSKAFSPAVARFFILQAHYRSILDFSDDAILASEKGFNRLMEAIDNLNEIEPAATSSINIQSWKQACYDAMNDDFNSPILIAQLFEAVRYINLLKEFKETLNAADLESFKKAIKAFVFDILGLQNEKLSADENNKLEGVINMLIGMRNEARANKNFQLSDQIRDQLLTLGIQLKDGKEGTSFTVS; encoded by the coding sequence ATGCATTTATATCAGAATCAAAATTTAAAAATTTACAATTCTCTTTCCGGAGAAAAAGAACTTTTCACTCCTATTCATGAGGGAAATGTTGGAATGTATGTTTGTGGACCTACGGTTTACAGCAATGTACATCTTGGGAATTGTAGAACTTTTATCTCTTTTGATTTAATATACCGATATCTGAAACATCTTGGATACAAAGTTCGTTATGTCCGTAACATCACCGACGTTGGCCACATAGTGGACGATGAAGACGAAGGCGAAGACAAAATTGCCAAAAAAGCACGTATCGACCAGATCGAACCGATGGAAGTCGTTCAGAAATATACCGTTGATTTTCACCAGATCCTGGAATTATTCAACAACCTTGCCCCAAGTATCGAACCAACGGCAACCGGGCATATTATTGAACAGATCGAAATCATCAAACAGATCATCGATAACGGATTTGCCTACATCGTAAACGGTTCCGTCTATTTTGATGTTATCAAATACAACAAAACCAATAATTACGGTATCTTAAGCGGTAGAAATATCGAAGACATGATTGCCAACACACGGGAACTTGACGGACAATCCGACAAAAAGAACCCACAGGATTTTGCGCTTTGGAAAAATGCAGAACCACAGCATATCATGCGATGGCCTTCACCCTGGGGTGACGGATTCCCGGGATGGCACCTGGAATGTACCGCAATGAGCACAAAATATTTAGGAGAACGATTTGACATACATGGCGGCGGAATGGACTTAAAATTCCCGCACCACGAATGTGAAATCGCACAAAATGAAGCCTGCACCGGCCATTCTCCGGTAAATTACTGGATGCACGCCAATATGCTTACCCTTAACGGTAAAAAAATGGCAAAATCAACCGGAAACAACATCCTGCCAAGAGAACTTTTTTCGGGTGAAAACAACATCCTGAGCAAAGCATTCTCTCCTGCAGTAGCCCGTTTTTTCATATTACAGGCACACTACAGAAGCATACTGGACTTTTCCGATGATGCCATTTTAGCTTCCGAAAAAGGATTCAACCGTTTAATGGAAGCTATTGACAATCTAAACGAAATTGAACCGGCTGCCACCTCTTCAATCAACATTCAATCCTGGAAACAGGCTTGTTATGATGCCATGAACGACGATTTTAACAGCCCGATACTGATTGCACAGCTTTTTGAAGCCGTTCGCTACATCAACCTGCTGAAAGAATTCAAGGAAACCCTGAATGCCGCTGATTTAGAAAGCTTCAAAAAGGCCATAAAAGCTTTTGTTTTTGACATTTTAGGATTGCAAAACGAAAAACTAAGTGCCGATGAAAACAACAAACTGGAAGGCGTGATCAACATGTTGATTGGGATGAGAAATGAAGCGAGAGCCAATAAAAATTTCCAGCTCTCCGACCAGATACGCGACCAGTTGTTAACTTTAGGAATACAATTAAAAGACGGAAAAGAAGGCACTTCCTTTACCGTTAGTTAA